The Mytilus trossulus isolate FHL-02 chromosome 3, PNRI_Mtr1.1.1.hap1, whole genome shotgun sequence genome contains a region encoding:
- the LOC134710684 gene encoding integrator complex subunit 7-like, whose protein sequence is MAAPMQTVLSQDNISSEQEQDANLAFSELDKGLRSPKIGIQCESIVRFPSLFEKYPFPILINTAFLRLADIFRNGNNFLRWCILQVTEQSKKHLEKILNIDEFVRKIFSVIHSNDCTARALTLRTLANLASIITERKNVHHSIVNGFDSNDAVEVDAAVFAAGKFAEQSSSFAASICNNLSDMIQNIATPVDLKLQLIPILQHMYHDVQTSSKARQVCLELLSSLPSQKFVIRTLQTMTALACQSLIDVQSQVDLLISRVTDDPRQSVKLIALKDLNRLAMKAPQMWKYSSVKSLITVVLQAKSTAVKIAILEVLGTLAKSVAFHLFLTHDVSAADMQKIQEVCNLCYVSQNPTLSAKAMEFYTNIAICFKSFKRKLFRLDQDPVEGARLAITTQCCLSVWGTTKEDKKVLKLCLQCAVHLVKKFPDTTMFFLSEIVELLETTESEEHALILCEGLAAIGSENHIYIREIIPNILSLLQSSAICQEGQVKTYLGTLIFQAAGSETIPNEIQKLILRNGHKSPWFMYKLARQAMRYGQHPVAADLFSSLSHLVASEHLHFWMVALQEISEGESYLMKEKDDSGMTKTLLCYQKSLSSLKAASTQVFPMQFQTDLVHLRIELLQALTQLIQTCNTFRTCPPPAIATALALTNGQEISRCGQILSQLTKCMKDFENLKQKFGDLYLTCFDADPQTLYTVTQLQYCCEVMKAGVSAVITTDNSRLFPVSSENSDVLSVTLVNIQKDLNYILKTNSQALTHEHMDFLSKSVQSLLQVPFRYPRYFFQSIQTTKLNLAVTPQQNMRMEPLLVHHNTLFTLKVEGVIEHKQQMFRQVSQICIAVKTEITNQQHNSDTKVKDPNRSYEETVRPHKDYFSCSFLLSFPVAGQYSVQIRGLVLDDAGTKWNTGPQFTMTFKSYDDTIHRKPKIVVRTSFGQI, encoded by the exons ATGGCAGCGCCCATGCAAACTGTTCTTTCCCAAGACAATATTTCATCTGAACAAGAACAGGATGCCAATTTGGCATTTTCTGAATTAGATAAAG GTTTGAGATCGCCCAAGATTGGAATACAATGTGAATCTATTGTAAGATTTCCAAGTTTGTTTGAGAAATATCCATTTCCTATCCTGATCAACACAGCATTTCTTAGATTAGCAGATATTTTTAGGAATGG GAACAATTTCTTGCGATGGTGTATCTTACAAGTAACAGAACAAAGTAAAAAACATTTGGAGAAAATTCTGAACATTGATGAATTTGTTAGAAAGATATTCTCAGTAATTCACAGCAATGACTGCACTGCCAGAGCTTTAACTCTTAg AACTCTTGCTAACCTTGCCAGTATAATAACTGAAAGGAAGAATGTTCACCATAGTATTGTAAATGGTTTTGATTCTAACGATGCTGTGGAAGTGGATGCTGCAGTTTTTGCGGCTGGAAAATTTGCTGAACAATCAAG ttCTTTTGCTGCTAGTATCTGTAATAATTTATCTGACATGATCCAGAATATAGCAACACCAGTTGATTTGAAGCTACAGTTAATACCTATACTACAGCACATGTATCATGACGTGCAGACGTCATCTAAG GCAAGACAAGTATGTTTAGAACTACTATCCAGTTTACCCTCACAGAAGTTTGTTATTAGGACACTTCAGACGATGACAGCACTGGCCTGTCAGTCACTGATTGATGTCCAATCACAGGTTGATCTATTGATAAGTCGTGTCACCGATGATCCAAGACAATCGGTCAAACTCATAGCTCTAAAAGATCTGAATCGGCTTGCGATGAAAGCTCCTCAGATGTGGAAATATTCATCTGTAAAG AGTCTTATAACAGTTGTACTGCAAGCCAAGTCCACAGCTGTTAAGATTGCCATTCTAGAAGTCCTAGGAACATTAGCAAAATCTGTAGCATTTCACCTCTTTCTTACTCATGATG TATCAGCAGCAGACATGCAGAAAATTCAGGAAGTGTGTAATCTATGTTATGTATCCCAGAACCCAACATTGTCAGCCAAAGCCATGGAGTTCTACAcaaacattgccatctgtttcAAAAGTTTCA AGCGGAAATTATTTCGTTTGGACCAGGACCCAGTAGAAGGGGCGAGACTTGCAATAACAACACAGTGCTGTTTATCTGTCTGGGGTACaacaaaagaagataaaaaagTTCTAAAG CTTTGTTTACAATGTGCTGTACACCTGGTTAAAAAGTTTCCAGATACAACCATGTTCTTCCTGTCAGAAATCGTAGAACTATTAGAGACAACTGAAAGTG AGGAACATGCTTTAATATTGTGTGAAGGACTAGCAGCCATTGGTTCAGAAAATCATATTTacataagggagataattcccAACATCCTCTCGCTGTTACAAAGTAGTGCCATTTGTCAAGAAGGTCAAGTTAAG aCATACTTAGGAACATTGATATTTCAAGCAGCAGGTAGTGAAACAATCCCAAATGAAATACAGAAACTGATACTAAGAAATGGACATAAGTCACCCTGGTTTATGTATAAACTGGCCAGACAGGCTATGAGATATGGACAGCACCCTGTTGCAGCTGACCTCTTCAGTTCACTCTCACATTTG GTTGCTTCAGAACATCTCCACTTTTGGATGGTTGCTTTACAAGAAATAAGTGAAGGTGAAAGTTATCTGATGAAAGAGAAAGATGACAGTGGGATGACTAAAACACTATTATGTTATCAGAAATCTCTGTCATCCCTGAAG GCTGCTTCCACACAAGTATTTCCAATGCAGTTTCAGACAGATTTAGTCCATCTGAGGATAGAACTTCTCCAGGCTCTGACTCAGCTGATACAGACCTGTAATACATTCAGGACATGTCCTCCACCTGCCATAGCTACAGCATTAGCACTAACTAATGGGCAAGAAATATCACGCTGTGGTCAGATATTGTCACAG ttaacAAAGTGtatgaaagattttgaaaatctgaaACAGAAATTTGGAGATTTATACTTAACATGTTTTGATGCTGACCCACAGACCTTATATACAGTGACACA ATTACAATATTGTTGTGAAGTAATGAAGGCCGGGGTATCAGCAGTTATAACAACAGATAACTCTAG aCTGTTCCCTGTGTCTAGTGAGAATAGTGATGTCCTGTCAGTAACACTAGTTAACATACAGAAAGATCTGAATTATATACTTAAAACTAACAGCCAAGCTTTAACTCATGAG CACATGGATTTCCTAAGTAAAAGTGTACAGAGTTTGCTACAAGTACCCTTTAGATACCCACGATATTTCTTCCAGAGCATACAAACAACAAAACTTAAT ttgGCAGTAACACCCCAACAGAACATGAGAATGGAGCCATTATTAGTACATCATAACACTTTATTTACTCTCAAAGTTGAAGGTGTGATAGAACATAAGCAACAAATGTTTAGACAAGTTAGTCAAATCTGTATAGCCGTAAAAACAGAAATAACTAACCAACAACATAATTCAGACACTAAG gTGAAGGATCCAAACAGAAGTTATGAGGAGACAGTACGACCACATAAAGACTATTTCTCTTGTAGTTTTCTGTTATCTTTTCCTGTTGCTGGACAATACAGTGTTCAAATCAGAGGTTTAGTTTTAGATGATGCTGGAACTAAGTGGAATACTGGACCTCAGTTTACAATGACCTTTAAATCATATGATGATACAATCCATAGAAAACCTAAAATAGTGGTTAGAACTTCTTTTGGACAGATTTAG
- the LOC134709368 gene encoding COMM domain-containing protein 1-like, giving the protein MGDESKKLLALLNGIARRTYYGEEDMTDDFLLSQIYPDSTKEESSGLITKCSGLLKNMVSADMDFNQLDAFLVSQTKRRENPLTEEQTQVFRKFWKNNKNKIHDSIIAKTKWNNSLQNVLWRIDLKAQARNMEQMNESSAIMEFQINSPENKSDVVRFEMDETKLTEVLTQMKEIETEINDYCQ; this is encoded by the exons ATGGGGGACGAATCCAAGAAGCTTCTTGCTTTGCTGAATGGTATCGCAAGACGAACATATTATGGAGAAGAAGATATGACAGACGATTTCCTTCTCTCACAAATTTATCCAGATTCGACAAAAGAGGAATCAAGTGGTTTGATCACAAAATGCTCAGGTTTATTGAAG AATATGGTGTCAGCGGACATGGATTTCAATCAATTAGATGCATTCCTAGTGTCACAAACTAAACGTAGAGAAAACCCATTAACAGAAGAACAAACACAAGTATTCAGAAAGTTctggaaaaacaataaaaataaaattcatgacAGTATCATTGCAAAGACAAAATGGAATAATTCATTACAGAATGTGTTATGGAGAATAGATTTAAAAGCTCAGGCTAGGAACATGGAACAAATGAATGAATCGTCAGCCATAATGGAATTCCAAATAAATTCTCCAGAAAAT aaatCTGACGTTGTGCGGTTCGAGATGGATGAAACAAAACTGACAGAGGTTTTAACACAAAtgaaggaaatagaaactgaaatCAATGATTATTgtcaataa